A genomic region of Apteryx mantelli isolate bAptMan1 chromosome 10, bAptMan1.hap1, whole genome shotgun sequence contains the following coding sequences:
- the DDX28 gene encoding probable ATP-dependent RNA helicase DDX28 yields MALGRGLPRLPPGPRPGRRPYCAQPPPGGGGGDSVVRIPWAMRLRLQRGRQRRREAAAPPPPRAGQLLLRSRRPELSQPRSVTVGRWEQPRLVSAGWKHRKAFGDYFQLEPSQEAAPALPPPAAAGPRASFAELGLQPALLSALPGLAVGRPTAVQRLAIPALLRGRSALCAAETGSGKTLAYLLPLLDGLLSRPEPEPAPEPGPGPGPGRGVPARPRGLVVLPSRELAAQVRGVAAALCRPAGLWVRALEGGGAAGGLRRQLRAPPPGAAVLLGTPGALRAALRRRLLALGRLRWLVLDEADALLDASFAALLEEILAQAPPAVGAPGPAGPGEVRTQVVVVGATFPAGLSQLLGKFTDVGRFVTLATRSLHSLPPHVQQKFVRLKCRDKLTELLQLIKDRRPSAGAVLVFCNNASTVNWLGYILDDHKIKHLRLQGQMSAASRAGIFATFQKGEVDILVCTDLAARGLDTSSVQLVVNYDFPATLQDYLHRAGRVGRVSSKVPGAVVSFVTYRWDVDLVRKIETAARKRTDLPGMESSIKEPLPKVT; encoded by the coding sequence ATGGCGCTgggccgcggcctcccgcggctgccgccggggccgcgaCCGGGGCGGCGGCCGTACTGcgcgcagcccccccccggcggcggcggcggcgacagcgTCGTGCGCATCCCCTGGGCCATGCGACTGCGCCTGCAGCGGGGCCGCCAGCgcaggcgggaggcggcggcgccgccgccgccgcgtgccGGGCAGCTACTGCTGCGGAGCCGGCGGCCGGAGCTGAGCCAGCCGCGCTCGGTGACGGTGGGGCGGTGGGAGCAGCCGCGCCTGGTGTCGGCGGGCTGGAAGCACCGCAAAGCTTTCGGCGACTACTTCCAGCTGGAGCCCTCGCAGgaggcggccccggcgctgccgccgcccgccgccgcggggccgcgcgcctCCTTCGCGgagctggggctgcagccggcgctgcTCTCCGCCCTGCCGGGGCTCGCCGTGGGCCGCCCCACGGCCGTGCAGCGCCTGGCCATCCCCGCGCTGCTGCGCGGCCGCAGCGCGCTCTGCGCCGCCGAGACGGGCAGCGGCAAGACGCTGGCCTACCTGCTGCCGCTGCTGGACGGGCTGCTCTCGCGGCCGGAGCCCGAGCCGGCGcccgagccggggccggggccggggccgggccggggggtgccggcgcggccccgcgggctcgTGGTGCTGCCGTCGCGGGAGCTGGCGGCGCAGGTGCGCGGCGTGGCGGCGGCGCTGTGCCGGCCGGCGGGGCTGTGGGTGCGCGCGCtggagggcggcggcgcggcgggcgggctgcggcggcagctgcgggcgccgccgccgggcgccgccgtgctgctgggcacccccggggcgctgcgggcggcgctgcggcggcgccTGCTGGCCCTGGGGCGGCTGCGCTGGCTGGTGCTGGACGAGGCCGACGCGCTGCTGGACGCCTCCTTCGCGGCGCTGCTGGAGGAGATCCTGGCCCAGGCGCCGCCGGCCGTgggcgccccgggccccgccggcccTGGGGAGGTGAGGAcccaggtggtggtggtgggcgcCACCTTCCCCGCCGGGCTGAGCCAGCTGCTGGGGAAGTTCACCGACGTGGGCCGCTTCGTCACCCTGGCCACCCggagcctgcacagcctgccgcCCCACGTTCAGCAGAAGTTCGTCCGCCTCAAGTGCCGGGACAAGCTGACCGAGTTGCTGCAGCTCATCAAGGACCGCCGGCCGTCTGCCGGGGCCGTCCTGGTCTTCTGCAACAATGCTAGCACCGTCAACTGGCTGGGCTACATCCTGGATGACCACAAAATCAAGCACCTGAGGCTGCAGGGACAGATGTCGGCAGCCAGCAGAGCCGGCATCTTTGCCACCTTCCAGAAGGGCGAAGTGGACATCCTGGTCTGCACTGACCTGGCCGCCCGGGGCCTGGACACCAGCAGTGTGCAGCTGGTGGTCAACTACGACTTCCCAGCCACCCTGCAGGACTACCTGCACCGCGCGGGGCGGGTCGGACGGGTCAGCAGCAAGGTGCCTGGGGCCGTGGTTAGTTTTGTCACCTATCGGTGGGATGTTGACCTTGTGCGGAAAATAGAGACTGCGGCCCGGAAAAGGACTGATCTCCCAGGCATGGAGTCCTCTATTAAGGAGCCTCTGCCTAAAGTGACTTGA